In Sphingomonas sp. M1-B02, the sequence ACCTCGCCACACACGCCAACCTGTCTGGAGCGGTTTCACCGAGATACGTTGCGACTCCGCCATCTCGCAAGAGTCCGAACTGACAACGAAGCAGTGTCGGGCCGCCGCTGCAAAGCAAGTTTTGGATGTGCTGTTGAGGCGCATTGTCGACATCGCGACCTGCATTTGCCCATCGAGCGGCGAGCTCGTTTCCGTTTCCGATCATCGCGTTCGATTGAAGGTCGCTCCAGATTGCTGCGCGAAGTTGCCTTGCATACTCTTCTGCGGGAGGAGCCATCTTGACACGTTCGATCGGCGAGACCGCGCATCCAGACGTAAGGGCCGACGCGAAAGCGAGATGAATGAAAGTGCGCCTCATTGCATCGGTGTAGCCGATCGATGTCCGCTAGCCACCCAATCTCGGACATCGGGACGCGCGACAGCCCTGACTGAAAGCGGACGGGCAGGAAACGACCCAGCGCTAGTCGTTCGGTCGCCTGCGCTGAATACCTATTAGCGGACCTTCGTGGAATCGTTCGGCCACGCACCATCTCGAATTACCTGCGCCAGCCCTTCGATTGTAAGATGGCGCTTCGGCTTTGCTGGCAAAAGCCAGCCAACGCAGAGCCACAATGCGAAGAACGTCACCACCCCGACGAGCCCCCCTATATGGGTCGTGAGATCGAAGACGGTCGCGATCCACACGGTTAGCGCTGTAGACGGAACCATCAACGCTAGGCCCAAAAGGAAGCCCCGAAGAGTCCCGCCTTCGTTGTGAAAAAACTCTGGCCATTGCTCATTGAGCGCCGAGAAGTTTGTTCCAAAGCGTTCATGAAGCCGCTGGAACAAGTCCGATGCGTCGTCACCATCTACGCCTAAATCATGCCCAAGCCTCGCGGTAGGGCTGAGCTTAGCCACAGGGATGCCGTGCTCATCATGCAAGAGATCAGTAATCACCGCCAGCGGGTCGTCCATGGTCCGACAATAGCGCACTGCCGCGCGTCCGCTATAGGCCTCAACTCACCGAAAGCCGCCGGTCGGCAAACCACCCAATTTCCGGACGTATCCCGCTCTGCTTGCGGGCGAGAGAGGTTACCGCGACTGCGCATCGAGGAATCCCGCGACGTCGGCAAGTTCGACCGTCTTGTCGAGGAAGGTCTGGCCGATGCCGCGGGCGAGGAGGAAGGGGAGGGTGCCGGCGGCCATTTTCTTGTCGTGGAGCATATGCTCGACCAGCGCTGCGCCCGATGCGGTGATGCCGGCGGCGGCTAGGCCGTCGGGGAGGCCGACGCTGCGGAGGTGGGCGGCGACGCGCTGCGAGTCCTGGGTGGGGCAGAGGCCCCGTCGCGCGGAGTAAGCGAAGGCCAGCGCCATGCCGGCGGCGACGCCTTCGCCGTGGAGGAGCTTGTCGGAGAAGTCGGTTTCGGCCTCGAGCGCGTGGCCGAAGGTGTGGCCGAGATTGAGGAGGGCGCGCTTGCCGCTGGTCTCGCGCTCGTCTTCGCCGACGATGCGGGCCTTGGCGGCGACCGAATGGGCGATGGCGTAGGCGCGCGCTTCGGAATCGCCGGCGAGCAGGGCGGCGGCGTTGGCTTCGCAATATTCGAAGAAGGCGAAATCGTCGATCAGGCCATATTTGACGACTTCGGCATAGCCGGCGCGGACCTGGCGGGGATCGAGCGTGGCGAGCAGATCGGGGTCGATCAGGACCAGCGCCGGCTGGTGGAAGGCGCCGATGAGATTCTTGCCGGCGCGCGTGTTGATCGCGGTCTTGCCGCCGACCGAGGAATCGACCTGCGCGAGCAGCGTGGTGGGTATCTGGACGAAATTGCAGCCGCGCTTGACGATGCTGGTGGCGAAGCCGACCAGATCGCCGATCACCCCGCCGCCGAGCGCAATGACATGGTCGCTGCGCTCGACGCCCAGTTCGAGCAGGCGATCGGTGAGCGCTTCGAGCTGGCGCCAGCTCTTGGTCGCTTCGCCGGGGGGCAGGAGGATCGCCTCGCTGGCAATGCCGGCGGCGGCGAGGCTGGACTGGAGCGTCGCCAGATGCGGGCGGAGATTTTCGTCGGTGACGATCGGCATCGCCCGGCCGCGGGCGAGCGGGGCGAGTGCTTCGCCAGCGCAAGCGAGCAGCCCGGCTTCGATGCGAACGTCGTAGCTGCGGTCGCCGAGCGCGACGGGGATGCTTTTCACGGGGCGATGGCTTTCAATATCTCTTCGACGGTGAAGTCGTGCGGCGCGGCTACGCTCTGCACCCGAACCGGGGCAAGCGCGTAAAAGGGATTTCGCACCTTGGCGAGTTCGGTGAGGACGGTGTGGGGATCCTTGCCGCGGAGCAAAGGGCGGGTGTTGCGGCGGCCGACGCGCTCGGCGAGCACCGCGGGCTCGGCGTCGAGCCAGATCGCGATCGCCTGATCGAGGATGAGCGCGCGGGTCGCCTCGTTCAGGAAGGCGCCGCCGCCGGTGGCGATCACCTTGGGGGTGCCGTCGATCAGCCGGGCGATGACCCGCCGCTCGCCGTCGCGAAAATGGGGTTCGCCGAATCGCTCGAAGATTTCGCTTATGGTCAGGCCCGCCGCAGCCTCGATCTCATGGTCGGCATCGACGAAGGGCAGGCGCATGCGCTGGGCGAGGCGGCGGCCGACGGTGGTCTTGCCCACACCCATCAGCCCGACCAGGACGATCGGCTTGCCCTTCCACGGCCAAATAGGTGCATGCGTTTGCAACATCGTGCGGGGGCTATACAGCGAGGCAGGGTCTCGGGCAAAAGGCCGGCGCAGTCTTAATTCAGGTCCGTTCCATGTCCCGCTTGATCACAATCGTCGTCATCCTCCTCGTGCTGCTGATCGGGGGAATCGTCTTCCTTTCGACCCGCAGCACCGAGCAAGAGCCGGTCCGCATGGAAAAGGCGGTCCCGCTTGATAACCTCACCAACTAAGCGTTCGCGGATCGCGCTGGCGGCATCGCTGCTGGCGGGCGTCGCGCTGGTTGCGGGCATAGGCATGCCCGCATCGGGGCAGGACACGCCCGAATCGCTGCTGCCGCCCGGTTTCGACGATCCGGCGCCGACCGCTGCGCCCACCCCTGCGCCGACGCGCGGGGGCGAAGTCGTGCAGCCGATCCCGGCGCCCGACCTGCTCCCCGACGATTCGATTCCGGCCAATGTGAGCGAGGCAGCGCTTGGCAACGAACAGGATGTCGCCGAAGTCGACCTGACCAAATATGAGCTGCCCGAATTCGCCCGCCATTCGCTGGCGCGGGTGGGCGTGCTGGCGGCGGGCAACACGCCCTTCCCGGCGAACGCGTTCGGCGCGACCGACGGGCGCTATCTGCAGACGCTGATGCGGCGGCTCGATGCGCCGGTCGCGTCGCGCTGGGCGTCGATCGTGCTGCGGCGCGCGCTGATGTCGCCGACCGATACGCCGGCCAATATCGGCGGCGCGGACTTCGCGGCCGAGCGCGCCTGGCTGCTGGTGCGGATGGGCGAGGCGATCGCGGCGCGCGCGGTGGTGAGCGACGTCGATATCGACAATTATACGACGCGACTGTTCCAGGTCGCGGAGCAGGTTTCGCTGGCGACCGCCGATCCGGCAGGCCTCTGCCCGATCGCCGAGCCCGCATCGGTGGCGATCGGGCAGCGCGGCTGGGCACTCGCCAAGGCGATGTGCGCGGGACTGGCGGGGAAGCCCAACGAGGCCGGGCAATTGCTCAGCCAGGCGCGGCGGGGAACCGGCGCGGGCAATATCGACAATCTGCTGGCGGAGAAGATCGTCGGTGCGGGCGCGCAGGGCCGGCGCGCGGTGACGATCGAGTGGAACGGGGTGAGCCAGCTTACGTCGTGGCGCTGGGGGCTGGCGACGGCGACCGGCCTCGAGGTTCCCGCCTCGCTCTATCAGACCGCCGGTCCGCAGGTGCGCTATTGGCAGGCGCTTTCGCCTTATATCGATCCCGCGGCGCGCGCGCCCGCTGCGGAGCTTGCGGCAACCGCAGGCGTCTTTTCGAACGCCGGGCTGGTCGACCTCTATTCGGAGATCGACCAGGCGGGTGAAGGCGGCAACGGTCCGATGGCGATCGCGCGCGACCTGCGCACTGCCTATACCGACAGCGAAGCCGGGGATCGGCTGACCGCGATCCGGACATTGTGGAGCGGCGCGCAGTCGCCGCGGATGCAATATGCGCGATCGATCCTGACCGCGCGGGCAGCATCGTGGATCCCGGCGAACGCCGAGGTCGAAGAGCCCGAGAAGCTGATCGCGTCGATGCTCTCCGCAGGGCTGGAGGCGTCGGCGCTCGAATGGCGATCGGTGGTGCCGCGCGGAAGCATGGGCTGGGGGCTGCTGGCGCTGGCCGATCCGGCGACGACGCCGGTGGCGTTCGGCGATTTCGATACGTTCCGCGAGGCGACGACGCCGCGCAAGGCACAGATGATGCTGGCCGGACTGGCCGGGCTCGGACGGCTGGAGACGGCGGATGCGCAGCGCGGGGCGGTGGCGGTCGATGTCCAGATCGGCGGCTTCAACGACTGGACCCGCGCGATCGATGCAGCCGGGATTCGCGGCGATGGCGCGACGGTGGCGCTGCTGGCGGCGGTGGGGATGCAGACCAGCGGCTGGGAGCGGGTGACGCCCGAGGCGTTGTTCCACATCGTTGCGGCGATGCGCGCGGCGGGGATGACCAATTATGCGCGGATGATCGCCGTCGAGGCGGTCACGCGCGCATGAGCCCGGGCGCTTGAGCGCGCTCGACGACCGCGGGCTGATCGAGCGTTTCCTGGAAATGATGCGCGCCGAGGCGGGCGCGGCGGGCAATACGATCGCTGCCTACGGCACCGATCTGCGGCTGGCGTCGGAACTGCTCGAGGGGCGTCTGGGCGAAGCTATCGCGGCCGACCTCGAGCGGCTGGGGGCCGCCTGGCAGACGCTGGCGCGCACTACGGTGGCGCGGAAATCTGCGGCGCTGCGGCGCTTTTTCGCGTTTCTGGCGGACGAGGGACTTCGGTCCGACGATCCGGGCGGGGCGCTGCCGCGGCCGGGTTCTTCGCGGGGACTGCCGAAAGTGCTGAGCACCGGCGATGTCGACCGGCTGTTTGCGGTGATCGCCCGCCGGCAGGCGCGGGTGCCGGCGGATCCGAACGATCTGCGGCTGAGCGCGCTGGTCGAACTGCTCTACGGATCTGGTCTGCGCGCGACCGAATTGGTGTCGCTGCCGCGCAATGCGATCGCGCCCGATCGGCCCTATCTGATCCTGAAGGGCAAAGGCGGGCGCGAGCGGCTGGTGCCGATATCGGATCGCGCGCGGGCGGCGGTGGCGGCATGGCGGGCGCATGTCGACGTCGGGCGGGCCTGGCTGTTTCCCTCGGGCAAGGGGCATCTGTCGCGGGTGCGGCTGCACCAGATCATCCGCGCGCTGGCGGCGGAGGCGGGGATCCCGCCCGATCGGATCAGCCCGCATGTGCTGCGCCACGCCTTCGCCACGCATCTGCTGGAGGGCGGCGCCGATCTGCGCGCGCTGCAGGCGATGCTGGGGCATGCCGATATCGCGACGACCGAAATCTATACGCATGTCGACAGCAAGCGGCTGGTCGAGCTGGTCAATTCCCGGCACCCGCTGGGGGAGGCTCTGGCGCGGAAGTGAGTTGGTTCGCGCAACGACGCAACGACGCGACGAAGGCACTGCCTCCGGCGGTGTCAGCCGCCGCTCGATCCTCAGGCCAAGCGGCAACGGTTCGTGATGGAAGGCCGCTAGCGCGGCAAGCTCTACATCGTTGCGTCGTCGCGTCGTTGCGCGAACATCTTCTTCGCGCCTTTGCGCCTTCGCGTGATCCAACTCTCCTTGAGGCCGCACGCGTTGACGCAAAGGCCGGCGCGTCCTAACCG encodes:
- a CDS encoding acyl carrier protein — protein: MDDPLAVITDLLHDEHGIPVAKLSPTARLGHDLGVDGDDASDLFQRLHERFGTNFSALNEQWPEFFHNEGGTLRGFLLGLALMVPSTALTVWIATVFDLTTHIGGLVGVVTFFALWLCVGWLLPAKPKRHLTIEGLAQVIRDGAWPNDSTKVR
- the aroB gene encoding 3-dehydroquinate synthase, whose product is MKSIPVALGDRSYDVRIEAGLLACAGEALAPLARGRAMPIVTDENLRPHLATLQSSLAAAGIASEAILLPPGEATKSWRQLEALTDRLLELGVERSDHVIALGGGVIGDLVGFATSIVKRGCNFVQIPTTLLAQVDSSVGGKTAINTRAGKNLIGAFHQPALVLIDPDLLATLDPRQVRAGYAEVVKYGLIDDFAFFEYCEANAAALLAGDSEARAYAIAHSVAAKARIVGEDERETSGKRALLNLGHTFGHALEAETDFSDKLLHGEGVAAGMALAFAYSARRGLCPTQDSQRVAAHLRSVGLPDGLAAAGITASGAALVEHMLHDKKMAAGTLPFLLARGIGQTFLDKTVELADVAGFLDAQSR
- a CDS encoding shikimate kinase, producing the protein MLQTHAPIWPWKGKPIVLVGLMGVGKTTVGRRLAQRMRLPFVDADHEIEAAAGLTISEIFERFGEPHFRDGERRVIARLIDGTPKVIATGGGAFLNEATRALILDQAIAIWLDAEPAVLAERVGRRNTRPLLRGKDPHTVLTELAKVRNPFYALAPVRVQSVAAPHDFTVEEILKAIAP
- a CDS encoding tyrosine-type recombinase/integrase, whose amino-acid sequence is MSALDDRGLIERFLEMMRAEAGAAGNTIAAYGTDLRLASELLEGRLGEAIAADLERLGAAWQTLARTTVARKSAALRRFFAFLADEGLRSDDPGGALPRPGSSRGLPKVLSTGDVDRLFAVIARRQARVPADPNDLRLSALVELLYGSGLRATELVSLPRNAIAPDRPYLILKGKGGRERLVPISDRARAAVAAWRAHVDVGRAWLFPSGKGHLSRVRLHQIIRALAAEAGIPPDRISPHVLRHAFATHLLEGGADLRALQAMLGHADIATTEIYTHVDSKRLVELVNSRHPLGEALARK